CCTAGTTATTAAAGCACTTCAAGACGACGTTGATTTCACAACACGCGCTGCCACCCGCTCGCGTGCAACGCTTGATTAGTTTGCTTTAAACGGGTTCGCCGGATCATTTCCAATTTCTTCGAGCATTTGACGCACAATGAAGTCGGCGAACTCGTCTGGAATTGGCCCAGTTGGTGTACCGTAACGAGTAATGACATTGGAATGAATTGGAACTATTGATTCGCGAGAAAATGCTTCTTTCCAGAGCTGGGCAATGCCATAGGCTTGGTCCTCGTGGATCAGATGATATGCCAAGCTAGAGTTCTTGAGCGTTTCCACCTTGGAAGGTGGAAGTTCGCAATCTTTCGCGAATAGGGTCTCAGGAGATTCCTTTTGGGGGATTTGATCTATGAGATGAGCAATACTGCGAACACTATACCGAAAGTGTGCTGCGGCAATGAACCGGAGGAGACCAGAGGATACGTACTTTAGCTGGCGACCAAATCTGTGCCTCAGAAGTTGCATAGCAATACAGAGCTTGTCAGGCCTTCGATCTACACCTTCTGAGCGATCGTAAAACGTCGGGATGTTGAGAACACCGCCATTTATTCTTGAAAACAGATCAACCAGTTTTGGACTCTGGCCATCCATCAAAGGAATCTCGGCGCGCATGCTCCTTGCGTGTTGCATGGTGGCGGGAATCGAAGGATCACTTCCTGCCATAACAATTACAACCTTTCCAAGTTTAAGTTCCCTTTGCCCAATGTTTAGGGCACCATCCCACAACAACGGCAATAACAGCGGAAAGTTTGTGGGTGAACTGTCAAATTCATCGAGAAACAGCAAGGGGATGTGGTCCTCGACTTTTAGGTTTCGAGCAAACTCCAGCGGTGGTATCAGGTCTTCGTTTCTCTGTAGACTTGCCATGTTGAAAACAATAGGCCGAATACCAGTATATGCCAGAGAGCTGGCAAGACAGTTTATGAAGTGGGATTTTCCACTTCCTGGAGAAGCGAGCATTACGAAATTGAGCGGACGCTGCTGCGATGAATCATCAATATAGGTCGTGATTTGCTCTGCCGCCCGGTCGATCTGGAAAAGGTGATCAAAGTCGAGTGTAGCGTAGCCAGGAAGTCCCTGAACACTCAGGCGAATGCTCGCCAGTAGTAGGACACGCTCGAGAAGTGTTGCTGATGAATGCGAATTTGATAGAAGTGCAGCCGCTACGTTTTCTTTGGCCTGTTTGTAGGCATTCTCATCACGAACTGCCCAAGCGCGGATGATTGGCGTTGCGCGAGCAATTGTGTTTGCAATTGCAGTTTCTTTTGAGCTTGGCGAGGCGACCGACGAAGCAGACTTTGATTGCGAACGACGTCGTCGAGTTGCCTTTTTCTTTGCCATGAACCGATCCTTGGGAATCTAACTTGAATTAGACTGAAATTGTTTCAGCATAACCCATTTAAAGGGATGTCTAGTGAAATTTTGTTTAACGAGAGAGGAGCTGTCAAGAGACAATTGAGGAAGTTGCGATGAACAAAGAAATTAGGTTGAATGACTCGAATCAAGAAAAGCGGGATTCTGAACGACGACCCAAACTCATTGAACAGATACGGCAGCAGTTGAGGACGTCGATTTGAAAAGAATGTCAACACGCATCGGTGAAATTGACCGCTGTAGGAAAAGCGTCCCCTCAACCCTTCGTTATTGCATATTTCTCGGCGTAACATCTTTTCGCGGCATAAGTTGCTTACACCTAGTATTGAATTGCCATCAGCGAAAACAAAATACGGGATTGCCGTGCGAGTGGAAGTTTACGATACATGCATTAGGGTTGGGAGAATCGCCGTATCCCAATTTTCAGCGGTCACGGATTCCGGTTGTCGACCTTTGAATTTTCCCTCTGCAAAACCGCTTGTCCACGCGAGACGTACACAGCATCGTTTTGCCAGCTCCAACGCTGTCTGTTTCGCACCATTTTCACCTGCATGGTCCAGGTCGAACATGACTGAGACATAACCACCGGAAATTTCTTTGACCAAGGTTGCTAACTTGTCAGCTTGGGTTTCGGTAATGGTATTACTGCAGACTGCCAAAGCCGGAATGCCGAGCGTGTGCAGGTTGATCGCATCGTTCGGTCCTTCGACGAGTATGATGCCGATTTGCTGGAGTTGTTCCGAGGTGGCGAGTTCGTGGAATTGTGGTTCGCCATAAAGTTCTTGCCCCCGATGAAAACCTTTCACAAATTTGAATTTCTGTGGTTCTTTGGAACTGTCACCGGAGCGTTCCCATTTTTTGTGTTGGTCTTCGTAGTTCAGATTGCGACCGAACCAGGTCAGAATGTTGCCGTCCGCATCAGGATAGCCATAAACAAAATGGCCGCGTAACAGTCCTTTTGCATTATTGGGAAGGTAACCACAACGAAACTTCTTCATGATCTCAGGTCTCATAAACGGGCGTTTTCGCACATAGGCGGCTGCTTTGGGTGACATCTCCGCGACATCAGTTATGAACTGTTCATCGAGATTGACCAATTCACGTGCCCGTTCATTTTCGGAGTCTTTCAACGGGATGTTGACGAGAGGGGATTCATCCTCCATCGATTCCGTTGCTGGGGATTGGCGTGTTGATGGTGTTTCTGCTTTTGGTTTCGGTGTCCGTCCTGTAACGAGTGCTTGCAGGTCAGAGGCGATTTCCTTGAATTCTCGCCCTTTCAGTTTTCCATCTACAGGTTCTGAATTGTGTTTCATCAGATACATCAGGTTGAGCAGGTTTCCTCGGACCGTGCAGCCGTATTGAAAACAGCGAAACACGGCTCCATCCTGATTTGTTTTGATGGAAATAGCACGGTCACCGGTTTCCTGTTCTTTGCTGCAGGCGAAGATACAAGCCAGCCGCGTTTCGTTCTGAGTTTTGTGGAGTTCTGGCAATGATACGTTGTAGAAATTGGCGATGCGTTCAACGACATCACCCGAGGCGACCAGTTCTTGTTGCAGTGAATCAACATCAATGTAGCCACGATTTCTTTGTGCCATGCAAGTGGGAGTGTCAGCAATATGAGAGAGAAAATGTTACGCTTGTCGCCAACACATGACAATCAAATTATTCACGAAATCACGTTGGCAAAAAACAGCGCGCGATGATGACATCCTGGCTGCTTTAGCTCGTTGCCCTTTGACGGCGGAAGAAATTCTCAAACTGAGTCAAACCTGGTCGCAGCCATTTTTGAGTTTGCGGCGGGTGCAGGAACGCATGAAAGACCTGACCACCGCAGGCCAGTTGCATTCGTGGCGCTATGCCACGACTGGCCCAGGTGGTGCCCGCCTGTATTACAAACTGACGTTAGCCGGTTATCGCACGGTGATGCAAGACGATCAGGTTGAGCCGCCCACGAAACGGTTTTTTCATGAGATCAGTCCCGGAAGGCATCGACATCAACGGGCTCTCTCACAGTTTATCGTGCAGACCTATGTCGCCGCCCATTATCGGGGGATCAAGGTCACTGATTTTCATCCAGAAAACACGTTTCGAATTGATTGCGGAGAACGCCCACTGTGGCCGGATGCCCGTTTTACTTTAGCATTGCCGAATGGAACGCAGTTCCCTTATTGTGTGGAACTGGATAACAGTACCGAATCAGTGCTGTCGTACAAAAGTGCAGACAGTATTTCGAGTAAAATGGGACGCTATCTGGTCGATATGGTCGTTATGCCTCAGCCGTACCGTGTGATCTTTGCGATTACCGGTTCGCCAGATCGGTTGCGGCATATTGTTGATGTTGCCGGGCAATACAAAATATCTGAACAATCCTTAGCGCCGTTTTATGTGGTATTGCTGGACGACTATCTGTCACATTTCGATGCCTTTTTTCGGCCCTGTTTTCATTCGCCCCAGAATGCGAACATCCCATTGTTGCGATCACAGTCACGGCAGTTTCAGATTGCCTCAGCCCTTCTGGAAAGACCGGCAGCAGTGTGATAACTTGTGATTCCTGTTGGCAGGCTCGTTGCTCCGATGGTGCAGAGGGTCGTTTTTAAACAATCCCCACCACTCCAGTGGGACACGTCCCACTGGACTGGTTAGCCACCCCCGAGCAGATTACAAGCCACAACGAGGCAAAGCCCGCCGATGAAACATGCAACTTCAGACGCGGGTCCTTTGTGTGTCGCGAAGCGACTTTGTTCTGAAGTGTTCAAGAAAGATTTACTCTCGAAGAGTCTTGTTTGCTTGACACTGACAACCTTGCTCTGCTGATGTAGGCTGTCGTTCTAATGCTGATTTCGATAAGTGACACACCCACCAACGAACGAGGACCACGACACATGCGGTCGATTTTGGCCGCCATTCATCACGCGTCTTCGAAGAAACGTCCCGTTTCGTTCATCATCGGTCGGCATGCACGGCAAGTCGGCTTGTATTGTCGTTTCCCCGGTCTGTTACATGAGTTGGTGCAAGGGCAGTTTCACGCGAAGTACCCCGATTGTTCGATTGAATTGTTGGAAGAGGATGCACTTGATTGCCCAGCAGGCTATGAAACACATTTGATGAGCCTGCATTTACGCCCGGACCTGTTTCCGATTTTGCGGTATCAACAGTTTGAAGATGTGATTCATGAAGAAGTCGATGATCCGATTGGAGGGGTGCTACAAACGGTTGCTCCGGATCACAGCGAGATTCAGGCCATGTTCGAATTGACGGTGATTCCTGCCAGTGCTTGTCGCTGTAACCAAGCACAATCCGCGGTGGAACGCTTGGCTCGTCCTTTTTTTCGTAAACACCGCAGTATTGCCCGAAAATATGCAATGGCAGCCAGTAGCCCCAAACGTTGGCAACGGGTATTGGCTGCGTTCTTAGTGTGTTTCTTCATTTGGAAGAGGGAAGAGCGATTCGGCTCGGATGAAGAACTTAATAAGACATCCTCTCGTATGCACGATAACGAAAAAGACCTGCAAGCTGCTTCCGTGAAGCTGGGACAGCATCTGTTTGAAGTGCAATTGAGACTGGTTGTTAATGCACCAACGGATCAAAAACAGACTGCCATTCGTAAATTACACGAGATGGCTGCAGTATTAAACAAATTCACGGAACCACGGCTGGGGTTATTTCAGTCTTCAGGCATTTCCAAGAACGAGATACGTCCCCATCAACGTGTTTTTTTACTCTCTGATGAAGAACTGGCGACAATCTGGCATCTGCCGACCAGTTCCGTGCGGGATGTTTCATTACAGGCGACACATTCCCGGCGGCTGGAACCGCCGGTGGAGTTACCCCTCAAAAAAAAGGAATCTTTTGGTTCCAGAATTTGCGAACTGGGAAGAGTTTCCTTTCAGGATCAACATGAACGATTTGGGATTCGTGCCGAAGATCGGTTTCGGCATCTGTTCATCGTCGGTAAAACCGGGAATGGGAAATCGACAGTCCTGCAGAATGCCATTCTTTCCGACATGAATTCAGGAGAGGGGCTGGCCGTCGTGGATCCACACGGGGATCTGGCCGAGGCGGTCCTGGCAGCCGTGCCCAGTCAGCGGACCAACGATGTCATCCTAATCGATCCGAGTGATCTAGCGTTTCCCGTCAGTATCAATCCGCTGGATGTCCCCCCGTCAATGGTGGATGTTGCCTGCGATGGAGTGGTCAGCACGTTTCGAAAAGTTTTCGGAACGGGGACGCATACGCCCCGTCTTGAGGATATTCT
This genomic interval from Gimesia alba contains the following:
- a CDS encoding ATP-binding protein gives rise to the protein MAKKKATRRRRSQSKSASSVASPSSKETAIANTIARATPIIRAWAVRDENAYKQAKENVAAALLSNSHSSATLLERVLLLASIRLSVQGLPGYATLDFDHLFQIDRAAEQITTYIDDSSQQRPLNFVMLASPGSGKSHFINCLASSLAYTGIRPIVFNMASLQRNEDLIPPLEFARNLKVEDHIPLLFLDEFDSSPTNFPLLLPLLWDGALNIGQRELKLGKVVIVMAGSDPSIPATMQHARSMRAEIPLMDGQSPKLVDLFSRINGGVLNIPTFYDRSEGVDRRPDKLCIAMQLLRHRFGRQLKYVSSGLLRFIAAAHFRYSVRSIAHLIDQIPQKESPETLFAKDCELPPSKVETLKNSSLAYHLIHEDQAYGIAQLWKEAFSRESIVPIHSNVITRYGTPTGPIPDEFADFIVRQMLEEIGNDPANPFKAN
- a CDS encoding toprim domain-containing protein; the encoded protein is MAQRNRGYIDVDSLQQELVASGDVVERIANFYNVSLPELHKTQNETRLACIFACSKEQETGDRAISIKTNQDGAVFRCFQYGCTVRGNLLNLMYLMKHNSEPVDGKLKGREFKEIASDLQALVTGRTPKPKAETPSTRQSPATESMEDESPLVNIPLKDSENERARELVNLDEQFITDVAEMSPKAAAYVRKRPFMRPEIMKKFRCGYLPNNAKGLLRGHFVYGYPDADGNILTWFGRNLNYEDQHKKWERSGDSSKEPQKFKFVKGFHRGQELYGEPQFHELATSEQLQQIGIILVEGPNDAINLHTLGIPALAVCSNTITETQADKLATLVKEISGGYVSVMFDLDHAGENGAKQTALELAKRCCVRLAWTSGFAEGKFKGRQPESVTAENWDTAILPTLMHVS
- a CDS encoding replication-relaxation family protein; translated protein: MTIKLFTKSRWQKTARDDDILAALARCPLTAEEILKLSQTWSQPFLSLRRVQERMKDLTTAGQLHSWRYATTGPGGARLYYKLTLAGYRTVMQDDQVEPPTKRFFHEISPGRHRHQRALSQFIVQTYVAAHYRGIKVTDFHPENTFRIDCGERPLWPDARFTLALPNGTQFPYCVELDNSTESVLSYKSADSISSKMGRYLVDMVVMPQPYRVIFAITGSPDRLRHIVDVAGQYKISEQSLAPFYVVLLDDYLSHFDAFFRPCFHSPQNANIPLLRSQSRQFQIASALLERPAAV
- a CDS encoding type IV secretory system conjugative DNA transfer family protein encodes the protein MRSILAAIHHASSKKRPVSFIIGRHARQVGLYCRFPGLLHELVQGQFHAKYPDCSIELLEEDALDCPAGYETHLMSLHLRPDLFPILRYQQFEDVIHEEVDDPIGGVLQTVAPDHSEIQAMFELTVIPASACRCNQAQSAVERLARPFFRKHRSIARKYAMAASSPKRWQRVLAAFLVCFFIWKREERFGSDEELNKTSSRMHDNEKDLQAASVKLGQHLFEVQLRLVVNAPTDQKQTAIRKLHEMAAVLNKFTEPRLGLFQSSGISKNEIRPHQRVFLLSDEELATIWHLPTSSVRDVSLQATHSRRLEPPVELPLKKKESFGSRICELGRVSFQDQHERFGIRAEDRFRHLFIVGKTGNGKSTVLQNAILSDMNSGEGLAVVDPHGDLAEAVLAAVPSQRTNDVILIDPSDLAFPVSINPLDVPPSMVDVACDGVVSTFRKVFGTGTHTPRLEDILWNTVLALMLAGDCTILDMLRMFAVDDTFRRETLARVTDPVVRNWWMTTFPKLRSLKGEDPFASVENKLRQLLTNSVIRNMVSQPKSRIDFRKAMDEGKIIIINLSKGKLGERTSSFLGSLFVTQLQLATMTRAAIPEQDRRPFYLYCDEFQHIATSSFSVFLSEARKYKLGLCLATQFLDQVDQQTLQAVFGNIGSLLVFAVGPNDADILAEQLTGPVNAADLIALPKYRACIRLMIDGMSRPAFTMETIKPETNNVDRSEFVREQSRRRYAQSVNSVQAVIQRSFTLI